The DNA segment GAGAGTTCGCTTGAAAACGGCTAGTGCCGGGAAGCATCGTCACGCCTCCTCCTCACCACCTCATCCAGCCACGTGGCATCAGGGATTTACACGTAAAGCTCGGACACCACGTGGAGGAAAGAAAAGCCACACGATGGTTTTTCATGATCTTGTGCCGGAGATGAGCTCGGAGGACCAGAGATATGAAGTGGAAGAGCAGCTCATCTTTGAAGTACCGGTGCTGAATCCAATGGGTAATGAACAATGcttaaaagaaacaaagattGTGTTCCCAATGATGCCCGTATGTTTCAAGAGCAACGAGGAAGAAGACGACAACACTGAGAGTTGTCTTAATGGGTTATTCCCGACCGAAATGGAACTGGCTCAGTTCTCAGCTGATGTGGAGACTCTCCTCGGTGGAGGGACAGATCGAGAATTCCATGCCATGGAAGAGATAGGGTTTGGTGAGATGCTAAAGATTGAAAAAGAAGAGGtgaaggaagaggaagaagtcgCGACAAGAGAAGTGTGTGATCTAGATGACGCTAATGAGACTTCTCCATTTGAAATAAGCTTCGATTACGAGTCCTCACACAAGACGGCAttcgaagaagatgatgagaaaGAAGACGTTATGAAGAATCTAGTGGACGTGGGAGTGAATGAGGTGACTGGTAGgattaaagaagagaagaaggagaaggttCTTATGCTTAGATTGGACTACGAAACCGTGATTTCCACTTGGGGTAGCCAAGGAACCCCATGGACCGCCCTCAAGCCGTCTGAAATAGACCTGGACATGCTTTGTTGCCAAACCAATTCCATGGTACGTGTACTTGCCCTATCTTCTGatcaatataatatttatacaaCCGGATCTTTAATGGTCGAAACGTATAAAAAGGATTTTATTACAATTTTAGGGATAAGTCTCAAACTACcttgtaaaacttttttttttttgttactggaCCGCACCACCGCCTGTTATTATTACATAATAACGTCATAAGTAAATCATTCTCTTATCAACTAAACTTAATTATTTCGTGAATATTTAGTGTGAAAGTGGAGGAGAAGCTCATCATCACAACCACTTCCCCGGCCTAGGGTTACACATGAGAGAAGCTGGGGATGGAGGAAGAGAAGCTAGGGTTTCAAGATACCGAGAGAAAAGGAGGACAAGGTTGTTCTCCAAAAAGATAAGGTACGAGGTACGTAAATTGAATGCTGAGAAAAGGCCTCGAATGAAAGGAAGGTTCGTGAAGAGATCTTCAATTGTTGCTGCTCACTAGTCACTAAGAAAGATctttatgtataatatataattatagatatCACTGTGCTCTCTTCATAAATTTGTTTGTTGCTGATTAGGTGGTTGTTAGCTTTTTCTGCAATGTTAGAAAGTTTTGCACGTTTTGTGAGCTACGTATATgtaaatatagatatttatcACCAAAAACTTGATCTTGTAAggttttgtttatatagttCATGTAACGTCAATTTTGGTTGCTATCAGCAAAAACAAACATATGAGTGTCACAAATACACTTCTAAATCTCAAACAATATGagaacatatatattttcacaaaaaaaaagagagagaacatGATGGTTATGTGTTTTGAAGTGTGATTCATAGATAAATATAGAGAAGAGCCcttgcccaaaaaaaaagagatagagTCGTAGTATAGTAATtttaacagatttttttttacatttggtTTCTGTACCTAATTCATCAAAATACTCTTCGTAAATCAAAGGCGAACTTTTAAATCATCGTATCAACATAACAGGGCCGGCTTAGATAGGGGATCACTACGACCGCTCCAGctctaatttgttttttttctctgtttcttaatagaaaaaattctattttttaaaaaaaatacatttatattttatattaaaaattaaaagtggcctgatttttttgatgaatgtattttttattttaacacaatttcattttttaaaataattctgacatttaaatatatatatatatatatcaaattttttaaagaaaaatattagtttaaattttttttaaaaaaattacccCAAGATCCATAATACCATTGAGCCGGTCCTAAACATTaactagtttatatatatacctcAAGAATTAATCTCAATTTTTACATAAAGTTCTCGGAtccaaataaaagaaagaatatatattaattttatcagTGCTAATAATTTGTTACTTTTGGTGGATTAGAGATGGATGTTAACTAGTTTTGTTTGCTAGAGctacaattttgaaaatttatcaaatttataatatcattttaaatatatatatatatatcaactaaGGATTTATCTACCGTTCGTGCAGGGGAatcttcattttaaaatttaacagtTGTTTCTACATCAATTtggttagtttttaattttctgtCAAACTGTTGTTCTCATATATCTCACTTAATTAttgtaatttataattagtattgTGTTTATTTGATTAACAGAAACACAACCTCGTCATCTTATAGTTAACTAATTTTCCGTACACGGAAGTAGAAACAAAGGTAatgaatattttgtttaaatatttcattgatttattttgtattatttattcTTTTATATTCATCCTACTTGTAATTTGTTTAAGAATATTAGTACTACatgagtttttatttaatagtcATATCTTTTTATTCTTTGAATACAAAACATGTGTGTTttggatatttaattaaatacaaTAACCTTAGATTTTTGCTTTGTACATTTACTTTTTGTCATTTTCTAGaactttttttgtatttttttgctTTCACGCAAgataactattttattattttttatcctttgtttttttttactatttttgaactttatttttaattatttattaattttttgttgtgtctttcaatatttttttgttaatttctctGAGTTTGAGTTTATACCAAAAAGAGAGGAAAATCCATGCActgcttttctttttaatttttgtttatcttGGTCAGCTTTTTTGATTAACCATTtgtaaaataattcaaaatcacAGTTTATTGGAAATTATGGATTTCATAAATATATCAAACATGATTTGAAGAGATATGAGATAATTTATAGttagaaattaataaatagaaatatactCTTATGATGATATCCGAAGGTTATTAGAAAAgatagaaaattaattaaaattattaataaaatattaacaataaaaaattgaaaattttcagaatcatcttcttattttaatagaaaagaaagtttgaaagtttaaaataaatagtatataccattttaattgtttaactaaaaaaaaaatccaaaatcttAAAATCCCACCAAAATTACCATAAAATCCTCATAATCCATTTTTAGTTTCCACCAAATCTAGATTtcctaaattttcaaaaacttcCAATCCAATAATCCCCCCGGCCCTAACATTATCTAAACTTGTAAGCAAAGAAATAACATTTTTGTCACATACATATAAACGAATATCACAAAATGTGATTATCGCACTATTTAAAGAATGATATTatcttaattctttttttttgtgcaacatcTTAATTCTTAAGTAGTATGTTTTATTTGTCATGTTGATACCATGTGGAAACCcattatttttctttcatattGTTCTCATACCTCAAATCCAATGCACACATTTGCTAGGTTGGTACAAATATGAAATCTCCACTAACATTTTCAGCCTTCTCTTTTCAGTCCATAATCCACCAGCTCATGTATGAAGCCCAGAAGATGCGCTAAATTTCACATATATCACAATCTATTTGTAAATACCAAACTCATTTTAAGGCCGATAACGGTACTATTAAACGGGGCATCagataaaatctaaaaaataacaGAATAATTTGTAACTCATCTGAATGGCCCATACATATAAAGTCTAGAGCCTATGTACAAGATATTGAGACTCAAACTCTTCATATTGGAAAGAAACTTATAGAAATGAATCATGTCTAGTTGCCTACGATATTTTCCACTTGACTGTGACATGTTAGAAAAATGTGGCCATCAAAATTAAATGTGATCTCATGCTCTTGCCTTGTCAGGTGTTAAGCAGTGCCTAGCtttggaaatagaaaataataactttccGTAAAACTACACGAACTTACCAACTTACCATCTTCACAAAATTACATGATCTTTTGAGTTTCTTGATATTAGGATTAACAATACTTACCAACAATaatatcaacatatatttgGGGTCATATGTAATCATGTTTAACATTGTAAAATTTTCATTCATAAAGTGGAAAAGAATACTTGTTACAATTCTCTACCTTCTAAATTAATAAGAGgctattagaaaaaaaaaaaaaacaaaaagtgtattttgcagttgtttaaagttttaaaaaaggTGTATTTTGCAACGTACAATTTTACGAAAGCGTAAACCTGAATTCTATAATAATAGAAactaaatgaataaataaataaataaaaagtaggAAGAAAAAGGGAGACAAATGTCATGTGAGAAGTGGGTGCACAATTCACAAAACTTAACAACTTCCATCGTCCTTTCCCTTTGGTCAATTTTCTCGGCGCCTCACATGTTTTCACTATTTACATCTCCAAACTGtagttcaaaaaagaaaaacatctcCGAAACTTCTTTACTTcttatgtttttagttttctaAAAACATGTCTTTTCTTTGTCAACTTTAACTTTGAAATAGAAGTATAATATAATACGGTTGACAAgaaaaaagtatataatataatactatataatattaatagttAGTATAATAGCTTGCTCTCTTCTCCAAACCACCTCTTCGGAGTATATATCTTGTAATATTCTAATCTTTTTAAATCCCCTTGGTAGACAATGAACTTCTGAAGTCATCGGATCTAGATCCAATATAGCGCCCGcgtttatataaatgtttgttaTCTGACATGTTATGATATACTGTAAGGTAACATCTGTATGCCGGTCGTCAGTTCACTAGAATTCCAATTCTTAGTCCATTTTTATAAATTCAGCAATGCTGAATCAATCAAGTGAATCTTTTAAGATAACTTTTTACTTGAAAATTTTGGTATAGTTCTTTCACAGAAAAACATCAGTATGTTTTTATTTCTAACACtcatcattaattttttttatcacaacagATGGTTTAAAAGGATGTAAATCACAGAATAGAGAAAACATGCTCAAACTGTGTTTGAGTTGAAAAcataaattactattatttattaatatttcgaTATATATTTTTCGTGGTTTCcaacaaaaatataatcttttaacaaaaaatatactctGGTATTATATGGTTATGTTTGATACAATGCTATTTTCTCACTCATATTTAGAGTGTAATTGGAAAAAATGAGCATAATCTAAAGTAAttgagagagagaatgagaatTAATCAgtggaaaaaataataaaattaaaaattaaaactaatgcACCATATTATTTTCTCTGCACAAAGTAGGTAGAAACTTTCTCACCTTTTAAATAGTgactagcaaaaaaaaaactggtgaATTTTTTTTCCTGATTGGTTTAATTTTGGCCGAAATCAAAGTAAATATGAATTTCACTACTCTTAAACATATCGCCAATTATTCCGTATGACCCTTAGTGGTAGAAAGGAGGACAAACGTGTCTATCCTACCCGTCTCACCTTAGATTGAATCATTTTCTTGATTCACAAGTTTGATTATTTGtgattacaaaaagaaaatactaAACCTATATCTGTCCTGCTTAAACGAGTATCAATTCCAAATTTAACCCGAAAAGATTTAGTTAGGGATTGGTCtaacaaaatataacataaatttaaatataaaagcaGGACCGGCTTTTGACTTGTGTGGACGGATCAATTGCATAAgacccataatttttttttgcaaattttctttataaatggaagttttagagttttgatttcttgcaaaaaaaatgtcttaaattttttatttgtgccCAAAATACCCTAATTGTTTTTGATTATGCACTTGATCCATATATATTTTGAGCCGAACTTAGTTATATAGAAGGTGTTTCTTGTTCCCAAACTTTCATCACACATGGTAATGATATGTACATTTTtagtaaaagaaataaatatataagatgttataaaaatccaaaaaaataaactcaaaacaaaatttaattaatacagAAAAGTCTTTTTGCAAAAACTCGCTACGCGCATGTTTACTGCTAAGAGTAAAGCAgatacaatataaatatttttcggCCAAAAAGGAATTATTAAAAGAATTGAAATAAAAAGAGATGGGTCAGCGGTTGCAGTGTGTCAGACTTTCACAGATCTGACGATATTCTTGTAACCAAAAGCGCAGAAGATGCTGAGACCGCATGTTCGTTTCTTGTTTGTGCCTCTCCATAAccacattttttaaatacatcATCTTATCACGAATATATTCACACATTTACTTTTAACACCTTCAAGTCATAACTTAAGCTAAACTAATGGATCTTGATATTTTTCATTCCATTTCAACCTTCCAAGTTACAAGTTCAAGATTCTTCTTATAGAAATTTGAATTTTACATGAAAAGTAACAAATCAACCTTACAAATTACAATAccattcacaattttttttttttactttttgcaAAGAGTAAAAGATATTTTACACGAAAGTGAAACTAGACCAAACCAGATATTTTGAATTGGCCTCCAACGCTCATCTAACACATGGCACTTCATAGCTCACAGCTTTTTGCACTCATTAACCTCTTTCTTTTACTTTCCTCAGAGCATGAGCATTGGTGAACCCCACTTTGGGGTTCaccaaaattttttaatattttttagtggGCCCATAAACAGTTATGAACCCGAATTTGTTGTTTTCTGCATTAGTGAACCCGAAGAAAGAGTtcataggaataaaataataatattttttatttttttttaaatttaaaattattcagaatacatgaataaaatattaaaatatattataaaatttatgaaaacacTTTATTCAACCtatgttttagttttggagtttaagttttggttttgagatatgttttaatattttggtttttgttttcagatGTAGAAAAGCTATGTTAGAGTTTTGGAGTTTATGTTGTTTCTTAACTTAAATTCAATTCATAGAAACATTTTGTTCGATGATCAGTCTACGCATTCAACAAAGGAATTAAGTTCGAGAATGTTTAACTTAGGATAAAAGTTCACATAGAAAAACCATTCAAGTTTTACAAACCGAAATGCATAAGTTGATAAGTTGCTAAtgaaacaaaaggaaacaagttaAGATGATAGAGAGGAAAGACCGCAAAAGAGCCATCTAATTTCGTGAGGTAGAAGCAATGCTACCTGTAGAAGAAGAGAACACAAGTTAAAGCAGAAGCAAAGTAGTAACATTGAAGATATAGACAACACAAACAAGTCAAATGAGAAGACTTACCATCGATTCTGCTGAAGTGCTTGATCAGTAGTTCAGTACACTCCTTCCTTTCCGGACATACACACAGTAATGGAGTTGTCGTCCCGTCTCCAACCACGTTGAACACAAACAAATCTCCGTTGGTGCATTTGTTATCACGACAGAACTTTCTCCACCCTCTGCTGATGTAATATGCGCCGTCTGATTCGCTAAATCCGAAGCGCGCAGTCCATGACTTTCCGTCCTTGTTGACAAGTTTGACCTCTTTGCATTGTTGGTTCAAAGCACCACACCTCATAGCTTCCACAGGAAGAAACTACAAACACATACATAACATCAGCCAAGAAGCAGTACTAGAATCACACAATGAATAACTAAATTTTACTCACCATTTTGTCGTCCTTTTGATTTGTAGGAGTAACCTCAGCCAAGAAGCAGTAGTCGTATGAGAAAGTAGGAGCATCATCCGCGTCGGACCACAGAATCTCACAACAGCTAGGACCAAAAGGAGTCACATGAAAGACCATGTCTCCTTCGTGTTTGAAGATGACAATGTCACCGATTCGAAGATCATGTGCTTCGGTGAACTCTTTCCAACCTTTGGTGAGTGtcctgccttctcggatcaccTCCCAAATTTGATCCGAAGCGTCCGATCTTAGCTTCCATGGTTTATTGATCTCAGCCCCTTGTATGTGTTTTGAGTAGAAGTCAAGTGGTATTGCCACGCCACTGTGAAAACCAGGAAGAAGAGGCTTGAAGAAATGAGGTTCTCGGGGAGTTTCCATCTGCAACAATCGAGTTCCAATTACATGTAAGAAAcaaagaagatgagaaagaCATGTCCCGGTTCAGTCAAAACCGGAATCATCCAAATTATTCTCTACCGCTATTACATGAGTGGCTCGATGGAAGCAATCCATCGCCTAAAGTATGGTCCTATTATCGTATGGCCAAGGTAACAACGACTCTATTCCGACTAGAAATCTAACCAAGAACCAACGAGTTTACGCTTTGGTCATTACTACGAGCCACTACTTAGTTACTAACTGAAGTGAATATAACCTCTAAACCCCTCTATCGATTTGAAATTTCACAGAAACTAACCCTAATGAAACGAGCATGCCGATTTACATCAATTAATCGAAAACCCTCTATCGATTTTGAAACCCTCAAAcaaaaaatccccaaatcgatttaaaaCCGAAACACAAAAAGATGGAGAGGAGGTGGAGAATTCTACCGTTCAACTCAATACTCACCTAAGAGGTGGAGAAGAGAAACCAGAGTGGATTTGCTGGAGAATACCGCCGGAGATGGAGGTCGCACAGAGAATCGCCTCAGAGAGAAAAAAACCCTAGCTTTTACGGAGATGAGAGAAATGAATCAAGACGCCGAGACCCTTCTTTCTCTCTCGCCAACGCGGAAAGGAGAAGCCACTGAGAGGAGGACACGTGGCTTGAACCCGCCCCTTACGAGTTCAACCGTAAGGCCCGGTTCGGCGAAACAAACCctttttttatgtgtttttaatCAATTGGGCCTATGAACTCGAGCCCGTGAACCCCGTATGATACCTCAATGCGCATGGTCTCAGAAGTAATAAAGATTCACTttcaaagtaaatattttatatcatttgaATTCTTTCTTTTTGTACAAATTTGTTTCCTCATCTTCGTAAC comes from the Brassica napus cultivar Da-Ae chromosome A7, Da-Ae, whole genome shotgun sequence genome and includes:
- the LOC106452784 gene encoding B3 domain-containing protein REM9-like isoform X3, coding for METPREPHFFKPLLPGFHSGVAIPLDFYSKHIQGAEINKPWKLRSDASDQIWEVIREGRTLTKGWKEFTEAHDLRIGDIVIFKHEGDMVFHVTPFGPSCCEILWSDADDAPTFSYDYCFLAEVTPTNQKDDKMFLPVEAMRCGALNQQCKEVKLVNKDGKSWTARFGFSESDGAYYISRGWRKFCRDNKCTNGDLFVFNVVGDGTTTPLLCVCPERKECTELLIKHFSRIDGSIASTSRN
- the LOC106353852 gene encoding zinc finger protein CONSTANS-LIKE 6-like yields the protein MMKSLANAVGGKTARACDSCVKKRARWYCAADDAFLCHSCDSSVHSANPLACRHERVRLKTASAGKHRHASSSPPHPATWHQGFTRKARTPRGGKKSHTMVFHDLVPEMSSEDQRYEVEEQLIFEVPVLNPMGNEQCLKETKIVFPMMPVCFKSNEEEDDNTESCLNGLFPTEMELAQFSADVETLLGGGTDREFHAMEEIGFGEMLKIEKEEVKEEEEVATREVCDLDDANETSPFEISFDYESSHKTAFEEDDEKEDVMKNLVDVGVNEVTGRIKEEKKEKVLMLRLDYETVISTWGSQGTPWTALKPSEIDLDMLCCQTNSMCESGGEAHHHNHFPGLGLHMREAGDGGREARVSRYREKRRTRLFSKKIRYEVRKLNAEKRPRMKGRFVKRSSIVAAH
- the LOC106452784 gene encoding B3 domain-containing protein REM7-like isoform X1 — protein: MNHWAVQPNAFAAGGDLRNSVSVVERDQTVVVCPKPRRIGLRNPLHHPSRSLRCYSHQVESKAETDILDIILTKDGYGTEQVHQTQMETPREPHFFKPLLPGFHSGVAIPLDFYSKHIQGAEINKPWKLRSDASDQIWEVIREGRTLTKGWKEFTEAHDLRIGDIVIFKHEGDMVFHVTPFGPSCCEILWSDADDAPTFSYDYCFLAEVTPTNQKDDKMFLPVEAMRCGALNQQCKEVKLVNKDGKSWTARFGFSESDGAYYISRGWRKFCRDNKCTNGDLFVFNVVGDGTTTPLLCVCPERKECTELLIKHFSRIDGSIASTSRN
- the LOC106452784 gene encoding B3 domain-containing protein REM7-like isoform X2 encodes the protein MNHWAVQPNAFAAGGDLRNSVSVVERDQTVVVCPKPRRIGLRNPLHHPSRSLRCYSHQVESKAETDILDIILTKMETPREPHFFKPLLPGFHSGVAIPLDFYSKHIQGAEINKPWKLRSDASDQIWEVIREGRTLTKGWKEFTEAHDLRIGDIVIFKHEGDMVFHVTPFGPSCCEILWSDADDAPTFSYDYCFLAEVTPTNQKDDKMFLPVEAMRCGALNQQCKEVKLVNKDGKSWTARFGFSESDGAYYISRGWRKFCRDNKCTNGDLFVFNVVGDGTTTPLLCVCPERKECTELLIKHFSRIDGSIASTSRN